The following are encoded together in the Thalassomonas haliotis genome:
- a CDS encoding DNA-3-methyladenine glycosylase I encodes MTLESFDSLYQRAQERKGGEKRLKQLLDIDAPAIPLAKLTDDRVLAAFTKKVFQSGFVWRVVENKWPNFEENFFKFNIEKILMMPEEMLERKAADPGIIRNYNKVKTIKGNAQMIFEQQTPECSFAEFIRQWPSTDIIGLWAYLKKHGQRLGGNTGPYALRAMGKDTFLITRDVEAYFRAHDIITGGVQSKSSLKAIQDSFNQWHQSSGLSFGQLSRLVAMATGDNHIQAE; translated from the coding sequence ATGACCTTAGAAAGTTTCGACTCCCTGTATCAGCGCGCCCAGGAACGCAAAGGCGGAGAAAAGCGCCTCAAGCAACTGCTCGACATTGATGCCCCGGCAATACCGCTGGCAAAACTAACCGACGACAGGGTTTTGGCCGCCTTCACCAAAAAAGTATTCCAGTCAGGCTTTGTCTGGCGGGTGGTGGAAAATAAATGGCCTAACTTTGAAGAAAACTTTTTCAAGTTTAATATCGAAAAAATCCTGATGATGCCGGAAGAAATGCTTGAGCGCAAAGCCGCCGACCCCGGCATTATCCGCAACTACAACAAGGTGAAAACCATCAAGGGCAATGCCCAGATGATCTTTGAGCAGCAAACCCCCGAATGCTCTTTTGCCGAATTTATCCGCCAATGGCCAAGCACAGATATTATCGGTTTATGGGCCTACCTGAAAAAACACGGCCAGCGCCTCGGCGGCAATACCGGCCCCTATGCCCTGCGCGCTATGGGTAAAGACACCTTTTTAATTACCCGCGACGTCGAAGCCTATTTCCGCGCCCACGACATTATAACCGGCGGCGTGCAAAGCAAATCCAGCCTTAAAGCGATTCAGGACAGCTTTAACCAGTGGCACCAGAGTAGCGGACTCTCCTTTGGCCAGCTCAGCCGCCTGGTTGCCATGGCAACCGGCGATAACCATATTCAGGCAGAATAA
- the prlC gene encoding oligopeptidase A, translating to MSNPLLSLKGLPEFSKIKPEHVKPALEQAITTCKDTISRVLSENSSYSWDNLVAPINEADDLLGRLWSPVSHMNSVISSDELRQAYESCLPLLSEYGTFVGQHEGLFKAYQQISQSDEYQQLDTAQRKVIDNALRDFKLSGIALNAEDKKRYGEISTQLSELGSKFSNNVLDATHAFDVLISDESELAGLPQSALDAAKALAEAHEKSGWLFTLDIPSYLPVMMYCDNSELREKLYRAYVTRASEAGPNGGEFDNGAVMAELLKLRHELAQLLDFNNYAEKSLATKMAASTGEVLQFLEDLATKSKAQGQQEVKELHEFAEKEFGKTDLQAWDLPYYSEKLKQSRYAISDEDLRPYFPEATVVKGLFEVVHRLFGLSIEERSGVDVWHQDVKFYDVFDKDNNLRGSFYLDLYARAKKRGGAWMDDCVGRRALSDNAVQLPVAYLTCNFNQPIGDKPALFTHNEVVTLFHEFGHGIHHMLTQINAADVAGINGVPWDAVELPSQFLENWCWQPQALAFISGHYETGEPLPQEMLDKMLAAKNYQSAMQMLRQLEFSIFDFSMHANYDPAKGDEIQQVLNQVREKYAVIKAPEFNRFQHSFGHIFGGGYAAGYYSYKWAEVLSADAFGRFEQEGIFNEQVGRDFLTNILEKGGSQEPSELFKAFRGREPQIDALLRHSGITG from the coding sequence ATGAGCAATCCATTATTGTCACTAAAAGGACTTCCCGAATTTTCCAAAATCAAACCTGAGCATGTAAAACCTGCCCTTGAGCAGGCTATAACCACATGTAAAGACACAATAAGCCGGGTATTAAGCGAGAACAGCAGCTACAGCTGGGACAACCTGGTGGCGCCGATCAATGAAGCAGATGATCTGCTCGGACGCTTATGGTCACCCGTCTCCCATATGAATTCAGTGATCAGCAGCGACGAATTACGCCAAGCCTATGAATCCTGCCTGCCGCTTTTGTCGGAATACGGCACCTTTGTCGGCCAGCATGAAGGTTTGTTCAAGGCTTACCAGCAAATCTCACAAAGCGATGAATATCAACAGCTAGATACCGCCCAGCGTAAGGTGATCGACAATGCCTTAAGGGACTTTAAATTATCCGGTATCGCCTTAAATGCAGAGGACAAAAAGCGCTACGGTGAAATCTCCACCCAGCTCTCGGAACTGGGGTCGAAATTCAGCAATAATGTACTCGACGCCACCCATGCCTTTGATGTGTTGATCAGCGACGAAAGCGAACTGGCCGGTTTACCGCAAAGCGCCCTGGACGCCGCTAAAGCCCTGGCCGAAGCACATGAGAAGTCAGGCTGGTTATTCACCCTGGATATCCCCAGCTACCTGCCGGTAATGATGTACTGCGATAACAGTGAGCTGCGTGAAAAATTATACCGCGCCTATGTCACCCGGGCATCAGAAGCCGGCCCCAACGGCGGCGAGTTTGACAACGGTGCCGTTATGGCCGAGTTGCTGAAATTACGTCATGAACTGGCGCAGCTATTAGACTTTAACAACTACGCGGAAAAATCCCTGGCCACCAAGATGGCCGCCTCCACCGGCGAAGTGCTGCAGTTCCTGGAAGATCTCGCCACTAAATCCAAGGCCCAGGGCCAGCAGGAAGTCAAAGAGCTGCATGAATTTGCCGAAAAAGAATTTGGCAAAACCGATCTCCAGGCCTGGGATCTCCCCTATTACAGCGAGAAGCTAAAGCAAAGCCGCTACGCCATCTCAGACGAAGACTTACGCCCCTACTTCCCGGAAGCCACAGTGGTGAAAGGTTTGTTTGAAGTGGTCCACCGCCTGTTTGGCCTGAGCATAGAAGAGCGCAGCGGCGTCGATGTCTGGCATCAGGACGTTAAATTCTATGACGTGTTCGATAAAGACAATAACCTGCGCGGCAGCTTCTACCTGGATCTGTATGCCCGCGCGAAAAAACGCGGCGGCGCCTGGATGGACGACTGTGTCGGCCGACGCGCCCTGAGCGATAACGCGGTGCAGTTGCCAGTGGCCTATTTAACCTGTAACTTCAACCAGCCGATTGGCGATAAACCCGCGCTGTTTACCCATAACGAAGTAGTCACCCTGTTCCATGAGTTCGGCCACGGTATCCACCATATGCTGACCCAGATTAATGCCGCCGATGTTGCCGGTATTAACGGTGTGCCCTGGGATGCGGTAGAACTGCCGAGCCAGTTCCTGGAAAACTGGTGCTGGCAGCCGCAGGCGCTGGCGTTTATTTCCGGCCACTATGAAACCGGCGAGCCACTGCCGCAGGAGATGCTCGACAAGATGCTGGCGGCGAAAAACTACCAGTCGGCAATGCAGATGTTGCGTCAGCTGGAATTCAGTATTTTCGACTTCAGCATGCATGCCAACTACGACCCCGCCAAAGGAGACGAAATTCAGCAGGTGCTGAACCAGGTACGGGAAAAATACGCCGTCATTAAAGCGCCGGAATTCAACCGCTTCCAGCACAGCTTCGGTCATATCTTCGGCGGCGGTTATGCCGCAGGCTACTACAGCTACAAATGGGCGGAAGTATTATCTGCCGACGCCTTTGGCCGTTTCGAACAGGAAGGTATCTTCAACGAACAGGTCGGACGCGACTTTTTAACCAACATCCTGGAAAAAGGCGGCTCGCAGGAGCCGAGCGAGCTGTTTAAAGCCTTCCGCGGCCGGGAGCCGCAAATAGATGCCTTATTGCGTCACAGCGGCATCACAGGTTAA
- a CDS encoding putative bifunctional diguanylate cyclase/phosphodiesterase, translating to MSQSVAPKISIKYRLLQVLKFVCYTLLLGGGYGFLVVAQDQQTAIGQQLGAGLGQFNTLSIYIAYTLVLLLLVGVWHYRSQKQRQRLLEAHEQVKFREQRLQLALRGSDSEVWLWYKDLGKIVAVNTLGEPTRITGSYTNITQSRADEERAQYYGDAFKLTKDWVLIIDEKFNQVTANQSLRDVFGWEAEELAFEPNTLGITPKRLAFYRELFSTLQENDHWRGEELIATKTGQEYHVIINISVSRNRTNNRLHYILVLTDISAQKNAEKELRYLANYDHLTELPNRALLLDRIKHAIDYSIRKKDSIALFFIDLDRFKQINDSLGHECGDLLLKEISNRLTEILRGDDTVARIGGDEFVVLLESFRSNSHLGRIAEKVIREVEKPIMLNNNEVCIGASIGIALYPEDAGTSSELLRNADVAMYHAKQIGRNTFQFFTPRMNFEAKERLRKESELKLAVANNELVNHYQPVVDAYTGKAIGVELLMRWRTGEGLVPPMDFIPIAEELGLIIPMTESVLCKGLADLKRWHAVRPGIFLSVNLAPQHFAQDNLLPYVKKLLEEYDLPPGALKLEITESAFISEPQKAIRTMNALSKLGVKLALDDFGTGYSSLSYLKQMPLDIIKIDGSFVSGIGRDKTDEAIVDATLVLAKSLNMACIAEGVETKEQMLYLVDRQCHFIQGYLYSKPVEAGELMEMLMINNIEVTAPELELV from the coding sequence ATGAGCCAGTCAGTTGCCCCTAAAATATCGATCAAGTATCGTTTGCTTCAAGTGCTGAAGTTTGTTTGTTATACCTTGCTGCTTGGCGGCGGTTATGGCTTTTTGGTGGTGGCTCAGGATCAGCAAACGGCTATCGGTCAGCAATTGGGGGCCGGTTTGGGGCAATTTAATACCTTATCGATTTATATTGCTTATACCCTGGTATTGCTGCTGTTGGTGGGGGTATGGCATTACCGCAGCCAAAAACAAAGGCAGCGGTTGCTGGAAGCCCATGAGCAGGTAAAGTTTCGCGAGCAAAGGTTACAGCTGGCGCTCAGGGGCAGCGACAGTGAAGTTTGGCTCTGGTATAAAGATCTCGGTAAAATTGTCGCCGTTAATACCCTGGGAGAGCCCACCCGGATCACCGGCTCTTATACCAATATCACCCAGTCGCGGGCGGATGAAGAGCGCGCCCAGTATTATGGCGATGCCTTTAAGCTCACCAAAGACTGGGTTTTGATCATAGATGAAAAATTTAACCAGGTTACCGCCAACCAGTCGTTGCGGGACGTGTTTGGCTGGGAAGCGGAAGAACTTGCCTTTGAACCCAATACATTAGGCATTACCCCGAAACGGCTGGCGTTTTACCGGGAATTGTTTTCCACCCTGCAGGAAAACGATCACTGGCGCGGCGAAGAGCTGATCGCCACTAAAACCGGCCAGGAATATCATGTGATCATCAATATCAGTGTCAGCCGCAACCGCACCAATAACCGCTTGCATTATATTTTGGTGCTGACGGATATCAGCGCCCAGAAAAATGCCGAAAAAGAGCTGCGCTACCTGGCCAATTATGATCACCTGACCGAGCTGCCCAACCGGGCGTTATTGCTGGACAGGATCAAACACGCCATTGATTATTCCATCCGTAAAAAAGACTCTATCGCTTTGTTTTTTATCGATTTGGACCGCTTTAAGCAGATCAATGATTCTTTGGGGCATGAATGCGGGGATTTATTGCTGAAGGAAATTTCCAACCGGCTTACGGAAATTTTGCGCGGCGACGATACCGTGGCCCGTATCGGCGGCGATGAATTTGTGGTGTTGCTGGAGTCTTTTCGCAGCAACAGCCACCTGGGGCGGATTGCGGAAAAAGTGATCCGCGAGGTGGAAAAGCCGATTATGCTCAACAATAACGAGGTGTGCATCGGCGCCAGTATCGGTATTGCCCTGTATCCGGAAGATGCCGGTACCTCCAGCGAACTGTTAAGAAATGCCGATGTGGCTATGTACCACGCCAAGCAGATCGGCCGTAATACCTTTCAGTTTTTTACCCCGCGCATGAATTTTGAAGCTAAAGAGCGGTTGAGGAAGGAATCTGAACTTAAGCTGGCGGTGGCTAACAACGAGCTGGTCAACCATTACCAGCCTGTGGTGGATGCCTATACCGGTAAGGCTATTGGGGTCGAGCTGTTGATGCGCTGGCGTACCGGTGAAGGCCTGGTTCCGCCGATGGACTTTATTCCCATTGCCGAAGAACTGGGTTTGATCATTCCGATGACCGAAAGCGTGTTGTGCAAGGGCTTGGCGGACTTAAAACGCTGGCATGCGGTACGCCCGGGCATCTTTTTGTCGGTGAACCTGGCGCCCCAGCATTTTGCCCAGGATAATCTGTTGCCTTATGTGAAAAAACTGCTGGAAGAATATGATTTACCGCCGGGGGCGTTAAAGCTGGAAATTACCGAAAGCGCCTTTATTTCCGAGCCGCAAAAGGCGATCCGCACTATGAATGCCCTGTCTAAACTCGGGGTGAAACTGGCGCTGGACGACTTTGGTACCGGGTATTCTTCACTGTCTTATTTAAAGCAGATGCCGCTGGATATCATTAAAATTGACGGCAGTTTTGTCTCAGGTATCGGCCGGGATAAAACCGACGAGGCCATAGTCGATGCCACTTTAGTGCTGGCGAAAAGCCTGAATATGGCCTGTATTGCCGAAGGGGTGGAAACCAAGGAGCAGATGTTATACCTGGTGGATCGCCAGTGCCATTTTATTCAGGGATATTTATACAGCAAGCCGGTAGAAGCCGGGGAGTTAATGGAAATGCTGATGATCAACAATATTGAAGTGACTGCGCCTGAGCTGGAACTGGTGTAG